The Tardiphaga alba genome includes a window with the following:
- the hmgA gene encoding homogentisate 1,2-dioxygenase gives MNVNTTPDKIHLASGQVTPGYMSGFGNSFETEALPGALPMGRNSPQRCAYGLYAEQLSGSPFTAPRGTNERSWLYRIRPSVKHSGRFTKVDRKHWRTAPCHENDMPIAQLRWDPAPMPSEKLTFIDGIHTMTTAGDAGTQAGMAAHIYLITASMVDQNFYNADGELMFVLQQGQLLLVTEFGRIHAEPGEIVVIPRGVKFRVELPDGPARGYLCENYGGAFTLPERGPIGANCLANARDFLTPVASYEDKDTPTELYVKWGGELYVTKLGHSPIDVVAWHGNYAPYKYDLRSFSPVGAIGFDHPDPSIFTVLTSPSETAGTANIDFVIFPERWMVGENTFRPPWYHMNIMSEFMGLIYGVYDAKPQGFVPGGISLHNMMLSHGPDRDAFDHASNGELKPVKLTGTMAFMFETRFPQRVTDYAATTPALQSDYAVCWDGLEKRFDPNRP, from the coding sequence ATGAACGTCAATACTACGCCTGATAAAATTCACCTCGCCTCCGGGCAGGTCACCCCTGGCTATATGTCGGGCTTCGGCAATTCGTTCGAGACCGAAGCACTGCCCGGCGCGCTGCCGATGGGCCGCAATTCGCCGCAACGTTGCGCCTACGGCCTCTATGCCGAACAGCTCTCCGGCTCGCCTTTCACTGCGCCGCGTGGCACCAATGAGCGTTCCTGGCTATACCGCATCCGCCCGTCGGTGAAGCATTCCGGCCGCTTTACAAAGGTGGATCGCAAGCATTGGCGCACCGCGCCGTGCCACGAGAACGATATGCCCATCGCGCAGTTGCGATGGGACCCCGCGCCGATGCCGAGCGAGAAGCTCACCTTCATCGACGGCATCCACACCATGACGACAGCCGGTGATGCCGGCACGCAGGCCGGCATGGCCGCGCATATCTATCTGATCACGGCGTCCATGGTGGACCAGAACTTCTACAATGCCGATGGCGAGCTGATGTTCGTGCTGCAGCAGGGCCAGCTGCTGTTGGTCACCGAATTCGGCCGCATCCATGCCGAGCCTGGCGAGATCGTCGTGATCCCGCGCGGCGTCAAGTTCCGCGTCGAACTGCCGGATGGTCCTGCGCGCGGCTATCTCTGTGAAAATTACGGCGGGGCCTTCACGCTGCCGGAGCGCGGGCCGATCGGGGCCAATTGCCTCGCCAATGCGCGCGACTTCCTGACGCCGGTCGCCTCCTATGAAGACAAGGACACGCCGACCGAACTCTATGTGAAATGGGGCGGCGAGCTCTATGTGACCAAGCTCGGCCACTCGCCGATCGACGTCGTCGCCTGGCACGGCAATTATGCGCCCTATAAATACGACCTGCGCAGCTTCTCGCCGGTGGGCGCCATCGGCTTCGATCATCCGGATCCGTCGATCTTCACGGTGCTCACCTCGCCGTCGGAAACGGCCGGCACCGCGAATATCGATTTCGTGATCTTCCCCGAGCGCTGGATGGTCGGCGAAAACACCTTCCGTCCGCCGTGGTATCACATGAATATCATGTCGGAATTCATGGGCCTCATTTACGGTGTCTATGATGCGAAGCCGCAGGGGTTCGTCCCCGGCGGCATCAGCCTGCACAATATGATGTTGTCGCATGGCCCGGATCGCGATGCCTTCGATCACGCCAGCAATGGCGAGCTCAAGCCGGTGAAGCTCACGGGCACCATGGCCTTCATGTTCGAGACGCGCTTCCCGCAGCGGGTCACGGACTATGCTGCGACCACGCCGGCTTTGCAGAGCGATTATGCCGTTTGCTGGGACGGGCTCGAGAAACGCTTCGATCCGAACAGGCCGTGA
- the hppD gene encoding 4-hydroxyphenylpyruvate dioxygenase: MGPFPHDAPAAQISADNPMGTDGFEFVEYAHPNPEELHALFKLMGYAPVARHKTKKITVYRQGDINYLVNEEPGTHGFNFVTAHGPCAPSMGFRVVDAKQAYERAVALGAEPADATSAQKTLDVPAIKGIGGSLLYFVDRYGAKGSAYDLEFDWIGARNPRPAGAGLFYLDHLTHNVHRGRMDVWTGFYEKLFNFRQIRFFDIEGRASGLFSRALTSPDGKIRIPINEDAGDSGQIEEYLNIYRGEGIQHIACGVKDIHTTIEKLRADGLPFMPSPPATYFEKIDARLPKHGEDVARLQRNGILIDGEGVVNGGETKVLLQLFSANAIGPIFFEFIQRKGDDGFGEGNFKALFESIEEDQIRRGVLSVADKTAA; this comes from the coding sequence ATGGGTCCGTTTCCGCATGACGCGCCGGCTGCTCAAATTTCGGCCGACAATCCCATGGGCACCGACGGCTTTGAATTCGTCGAATATGCGCATCCGAACCCCGAAGAGCTGCATGCGCTGTTCAAGTTGATGGGCTACGCGCCCGTGGCACGTCACAAGACCAAGAAGATCACGGTCTATCGCCAGGGCGACATCAACTATCTCGTCAATGAGGAGCCGGGCACCCACGGCTTCAATTTCGTCACCGCCCACGGTCCGTGTGCGCCATCCATGGGCTTTCGCGTGGTCGATGCGAAACAGGCTTATGAGCGTGCCGTCGCGCTCGGTGCGGAACCAGCCGATGCGACTTCCGCGCAGAAGACTCTCGACGTCCCCGCCATCAAGGGCATCGGCGGCAGCCTGCTTTATTTCGTCGATCGCTACGGCGCCAAGGGCTCGGCCTATGATCTCGAATTCGACTGGATCGGCGCCAGGAACCCGCGTCCCGCCGGCGCCGGCCTGTTCTATCTCGATCACCTCACGCACAACGTCCATCGTGGCCGCATGGATGTATGGACCGGCTTCTACGAAAAACTGTTCAACTTCCGCCAGATCCGCTTCTTCGACATCGAAGGCCGCGCCTCCGGCCTGTTTTCGCGGGCGCTGACCAGCCCGGACGGCAAGATCCGTATCCCGATCAACGAGGATGCCGGCGACAGCGGGCAGATCGAGGAATACCTGAACATCTATCGCGGCGAAGGAATCCAGCACATCGCCTGCGGTGTGAAGGACATCCATACGACCATTGAAAAGCTGCGCGCCGACGGGCTACCCTTCATGCCGTCGCCGCCGGCGACCTATTTCGAGAAGATCGACGCCCGCCTGCCGAAACACGGCGAGGACGTTGCGCGCCTGCAGAGGAACGGCATCCTGATCGACGGCGAGGGTGTGGTGAATGGCGGCGAGACCAAAGTGCTGCTGCAGCTCTTCTCGGCCAATGCGATCGGGCCGATCTTCTTCGAATTCATCCAGCGCAAGGGCGACGACGGATTCGGCGAAGGCAATTTCAAGGCGCTGTTCGAGTCGATTGAGGAAGACCAGATCCGCAGGGGCGTGCTGAGCGTCGCAGACAAGACCGCGGCGTAG
- a CDS encoding FAD binding domain-containing protein produces MYETTYHRAATVDEAAALLSKHPEAKCLAGGHTLLPVMKQRLAGPSDVIDIAKIKDLIGIEVTSDALIIKAATTYYDITQSAEAKKAIPAIVHLTEVLGDPAVRYRGTIGGSLANNDPAADYPAAVLALNATVKTNKRSIAAADFFQGLFTTALEDGEIIMAVSFPIPAKAGYAKMRHPASRFAMTGVFVAQMKDGEIRVAATGAAQDGVMRVPAIEAALKPNWSAGALDSVSISADGLMGDIHGSAAYRANLIKVMAQRAVDAAG; encoded by the coding sequence ATGTACGAGACCACCTATCACCGCGCCGCCACCGTCGATGAAGCCGCAGCACTGCTGTCGAAGCACCCCGAAGCGAAGTGCCTCGCTGGCGGCCATACGCTACTGCCCGTCATGAAGCAGCGTCTCGCCGGCCCATCCGATGTCATCGACATCGCAAAAATCAAGGATCTGATCGGCATCGAGGTCACGTCCGACGCACTGATCATCAAGGCAGCAACGACCTATTACGACATCACGCAAAGCGCCGAGGCGAAGAAGGCGATCCCAGCGATCGTGCATTTGACCGAAGTGCTCGGCGACCCCGCCGTGCGCTATCGCGGCACCATCGGCGGCTCGCTCGCCAACAACGATCCGGCCGCCGACTATCCGGCCGCGGTGCTCGCTCTCAACGCGACGGTGAAAACCAACAAGCGCAGCATCGCCGCGGCAGACTTTTTCCAGGGCCTGTTCACGACGGCGCTGGAAGATGGCGAGATCATCATGGCGGTTTCGTTCCCGATCCCCGCCAAGGCTGGCTACGCCAAGATGCGCCATCCCGCGTCACGCTTCGCCATGACCGGCGTGTTCGTGGCGCAGATGAAGGACGGTGAAATCCGGGTTGCGGCGACAGGTGCCGCGCAGGATGGCGTGATGCGCGTGCCGGCGATCGAGGCTGCGTTGAAACCAAACTGGTCTGCAGGCGCGCTCGACAGCGTGTCGATCTCTGCCGACGGACTGATGGGTGACATCCACGGCTCCGCCGCCTATCGCGCCAATCTGATCAAGGTGATGGCGCAGAGGGCGGTGGACGCGGCGGGATAA
- a CDS encoding CaiB/BaiF CoA transferase family protein yields the protein MTDTSKLSGPLKGTRIVEFAGIGPGPFACMLLADMGAEVITLVRPKQMPKGAAARGRKIVEVDLKDKAAIAGVLSLLDSADALVEGYRPGVMERLGLGPDVVLGRNKKLVYGRMTGWGQDGPLAQAAGHDINYISITGALAAIGGADKPVPPLNLVGDFGGGSMYLVMGMLAAMLEAGKSGQGQVVDAAMCDGAASLITMFFDMTAAGRWKEEREANMLDGGAHFYGVYECSCSNFISIGSIEPQFYAQLRELAGLDEACFDAQMDQKQWAALKDKLVAVFKTKSRDEWCKIMEGTDVCFAPVLTMSEATKHPHMVAREVFIQQDGATQPGPAPRFSRTPSAARAPVKAGLEDAVKAWAG from the coding sequence GTGACGGATACCAGCAAACTCTCAGGCCCGCTGAAGGGCACGCGCATCGTCGAATTCGCCGGCATCGGCCCAGGCCCCTTCGCCTGCATGCTGCTCGCCGACATGGGCGCCGAGGTGATCACGCTGGTGCGGCCGAAGCAGATGCCGAAAGGCGCCGCCGCGCGCGGGCGAAAAATCGTCGAAGTCGATCTTAAGGACAAGGCCGCCATCGCTGGCGTGCTGTCGCTGCTCGACAGTGCCGATGCGCTGGTTGAGGGCTATCGTCCCGGCGTGATGGAGCGCCTCGGCCTCGGGCCCGATGTCGTCCTCGGCCGCAACAAGAAACTCGTCTATGGCCGCATGACCGGCTGGGGCCAGGACGGCCCGCTGGCGCAGGCCGCCGGCCATGACATCAACTACATTTCCATCACCGGGGCGCTGGCCGCCATCGGCGGCGCCGACAAGCCGGTGCCGCCGCTCAACCTCGTTGGCGATTTCGGCGGCGGCTCCATGTATCTGGTGATGGGCATGCTGGCCGCGATGCTGGAAGCCGGCAAATCCGGCCAGGGTCAGGTGGTGGATGCCGCCATGTGCGATGGCGCAGCCTCACTGATCACCATGTTCTTCGACATGACCGCAGCCGGCCGCTGGAAGGAAGAGCGCGAAGCCAACATGCTGGATGGCGGCGCGCATTTCTACGGCGTCTACGAATGCAGCTGCAGCAACTTCATTTCCATCGGCTCCATCGAGCCGCAATTCTATGCACAACTGCGCGAACTGGCCGGGCTCGACGAGGCCTGTTTCGATGCGCAGATGGACCAGAAGCAGTGGGCCGCGCTGAAGGACAAGCTCGTCGCCGTGTTCAAGACCAAGAGCCGCGACGAATGGTGCAAGATCATGGAAGGCACCGATGTGTGCTTCGCGCCGGTGTTGACCATGTCGGAAGCGACGAAGCATCCGCATATGGTGGCACGCGAGGTCTTCATCCAGCAGGACGGCGCGACGCAACCTGGGCCCGCACCGAGATTCTCGCGCACGCCATCAGCGGCGCGAGCGCCGGTGAAAGCGGGGCTGGAGGATGCGGTAAAGGCGTGGGCCGGTTAG
- a CDS encoding DUF2783 domain-containing protein: MALSTQSNFANPDAAYRRIVEAHRGLGDEQSATLDAALVLILANHIGDIAVLDDAIALAKRRLPNAARSDVTT, encoded by the coding sequence ATGGCTTTGTCCACGCAATCCAATTTCGCCAATCCCGACGCTGCCTATCGCCGCATCGTCGAGGCACATCGCGGCCTCGGTGACGAGCAGAGCGCCACGCTCGATGCCGCCCTAGTACTGATCCTCGCCAATCACATCGGTGACATCGCTGTGCTCGACGATGCCATCGCACTGGCGAAGCGCCGGCTGCCCAATGCTGCGCGTTCCGACGTCACGACCTGA
- a CDS encoding Lrp/AsnC family transcriptional regulator: MIEVDLFDLKMLAALQDDGRLTNQQLADNVGLSASQCSRRRMRLEDDKVISGYHADISPEALGFGVVAFIQVTLATHSPDNAKKFRTLVQRIDEIQEAYSLTGDADYVLKAILRDLKGLSNLVNDVLMPHQSVAHVRSSIVLDRLKDTSKLPLNTLR; encoded by the coding sequence ATGATCGAGGTGGATTTGTTCGATCTGAAGATGCTGGCGGCGCTGCAGGACGACGGCCGGCTGACCAACCAGCAGCTTGCCGACAATGTCGGCCTCTCCGCCTCGCAATGCTCGCGGCGGCGGATGCGGCTAGAGGACGATAAGGTGATCTCGGGCTATCACGCCGACATCTCGCCGGAAGCCCTCGGCTTCGGCGTCGTCGCCTTCATCCAGGTGACGCTGGCCACCCATTCACCCGACAATGCGAAGAAGTTTCGCACGCTGGTGCAGCGGATCGACGAGATCCAGGAGGCCTATTCGCTCACCGGCGATGCCGATTATGTGCTGAAGGCGATCCTGCGCGATCTCAAGGGCCTGTCGAACCTCGTCAATGACGTGCTGATGCCGCATCAGAGCGTCGCCCATGTGCGGTCATCCATCGTGCTGGACCGGCTGAAAGACACCAGCAAGCTGCCGCTCAACACGCTGCGCTAA
- a CDS encoding MarR family winged helix-turn-helix transcriptional regulator, which yields MAEFDLFRFVPFRLNRLAAEVSAALSEEYQVRYGLDIPEWRVVATLGFRDDACSAQFIAQCTRTHKSTISRAVTGLLERKLIERVESSDDRRAFELRLSSKGKALYEELIPRLLSKERDILACLTAQERKQFAQALDKIEEALDLVQTQHAQKTSPY from the coding sequence ATGGCCGAATTCGACCTGTTCCGCTTCGTTCCGTTCCGGCTCAACCGCCTCGCCGCCGAAGTCAGTGCGGCGCTATCGGAGGAATATCAGGTGCGTTACGGGCTCGACATTCCGGAGTGGCGGGTGGTGGCGACGCTCGGATTTCGCGACGACGCGTGCAGCGCACAATTCATCGCGCAATGTACGCGGACGCACAAATCGACCATCAGCCGGGCTGTGACCGGCCTGCTGGAGCGCAAGCTGATCGAGCGGGTGGAAAGCAGCGACGACCGCCGGGCTTTCGAACTGCGGCTCTCGTCAAAAGGCAAAGCGCTCTATGAAGAGCTGATCCCGCGCCTGCTATCGAAAGAGCGGGACATCCTGGCCTGCCTGACGGCTCAGGAGCGTAAGCAGTTTGCGCAGGCCCTCGACAAGATCGAGGAAGCCCTCGACCTCGTTCAGACCCAACATGCGCAGAAAACCAGTCCGTATTGA
- a CDS encoding FAD-dependent oxidoreductase has translation MAQQARQFNYVRHADQAQAPHEVALHPVVVVGAGPVGLSLAIDLALRGQKVVLLDDADRIGDGSRAICFSKRSLEYWDRLGVADRMTEKGVVWNVGKIFLGPEMLYQFDLLPEDGHKMPAFINLQQYYAEAFLVDRARDLSEIDLRWRNKVTGVNQGNDYAELTIETPDGPYKLRASYVVACDGARSALRGMVGADFEGEVFEDQFLIADVKMTAEFPTERWFWFDPPFHSGQSALLHRQPDDVWRIDLQLGPDADPAEERRPEKVRPRIARMLGHDAFEFEWISVYKFQCRRMRSFVHERVIFAGDAAHQVSPFGARGANSGLEDAENLAWKLALILSGDAPASLLASYDAERGFAADENIRASTNATDFIAPHSRHESRLRKAVLSLAKEADFAKRMVNGGRLSVPSVYQTPLSTADSDDWSSGPPPGAHMPDAPVVTDHGAQVFLSERFAQAGRGFAVLHTNGASIELPEGVARIVIGDDAPLRDEAGLFKARYGGDLGNAYLLRPDGYVAARFRHPTPEAIAAAHARASGRA, from the coding sequence ATGGCGCAACAGGCCCGCCAGTTCAACTACGTCCGCCATGCCGATCAGGCGCAGGCGCCGCATGAGGTGGCGCTGCATCCGGTCGTGGTGGTCGGCGCCGGCCCGGTCGGGCTGTCGCTGGCGATTGATTTGGCGCTGCGCGGGCAAAAGGTCGTGCTGCTCGACGATGCGGACCGGATCGGCGACGGTTCGCGCGCGATCTGTTTCTCCAAGCGTTCGCTCGAATACTGGGATCGCCTCGGTGTTGCCGATCGCATGACCGAGAAAGGTGTCGTGTGGAACGTCGGCAAGATCTTCCTCGGCCCGGAAATGCTGTATCAGTTCGACCTGCTGCCCGAAGACGGCCACAAGATGCCGGCCTTCATCAATTTGCAGCAATACTACGCGGAAGCATTTCTCGTCGATCGCGCACGTGATTTGTCTGAGATCGACCTGCGCTGGCGCAACAAGGTCACGGGCGTCAATCAGGGCAATGATTATGCCGAACTAACCATCGAGACGCCGGACGGCCCCTACAAACTACGTGCATCCTATGTGGTCGCCTGTGATGGCGCGCGCTCGGCGTTGCGCGGCATGGTGGGCGCGGATTTCGAGGGCGAGGTGTTCGAGGACCAATTCCTGATCGCCGACGTCAAGATGACTGCGGAATTCCCCACCGAACGCTGGTTCTGGTTCGATCCGCCGTTTCATTCCGGCCAGTCGGCCCTGCTGCATCGCCAGCCCGACGATGTCTGGCGCATCGATCTGCAACTCGGACCCGATGCGGATCCGGCGGAAGAGCGTCGGCCTGAAAAGGTGCGCCCGCGTATCGCGCGCATGCTCGGCCATGACGCTTTCGAGTTCGAATGGATCTCGGTCTACAAATTCCAGTGCCGCCGCATGCGCAGCTTCGTGCATGAACGCGTGATCTTTGCCGGCGATGCCGCACATCAGGTGTCGCCGTTTGGCGCACGCGGCGCCAATTCCGGGCTGGAGGATGCGGAGAACCTCGCCTGGAAGCTCGCACTCATTTTGAGCGGCGATGCGCCCGCGTCGCTGCTGGCAAGCTATGACGCCGAGCGTGGCTTCGCTGCCGACGAGAATATCCGTGCCTCTACCAATGCGACGGATTTCATCGCGCCGCATTCGCGGCATGAAAGCCGCCTGCGAAAAGCCGTGCTGTCGCTTGCGAAGGAAGCGGATTTCGCCAAGCGCATGGTGAATGGCGGGCGACTCTCGGTGCCGTCGGTCTATCAGACACCGCTCTCGACCGCCGATAGCGACGACTGGTCGAGCGGCCCACCGCCCGGCGCGCATATGCCGGACGCGCCTGTTGTCACCGATCACGGCGCGCAGGTGTTTCTGTCTGAACGTTTTGCACAGGCCGGTCGTGGTTTTGCGGTGCTGCATACGAATGGCGCTTCCATTGAACTGCCTGAAGGCGTGGCGCGCATTGTCATCGGCGACGATGCGCCACTGCGCGACGAGGCTGGGCTGTTCAAGGCGCGTTACGGCGGTGACCTCGGCAACGCCTATCTGCTTCGCCCCGACGGCTACGTGGCCGCCCGCTTTCGCCATCCGACCCCTGAAGCGATCGCGGCAGCCCATGCGCGCGCCAGCGGTCGGGCGTGA
- the maiA gene encoding maleylacetoacetate isomerase, whose product MSTQPDAVLYGYFRSTAAYRVRIALGLKGLGADQRYVHLRKGEQTQPAYRKINPAGLVPYFAEGDLHLAQSLAIIEYLDETHPEPPLLPKGAAARAIAREMAQVVCCDIHPIGNLRVLNRLIEMGVDDAARTAWSQHWIATGFDAIEARLAELDAGPFAFGDQPTLADICIVPQVFNARRFGLDLAPYPRIRAIDAAAAKVEAFAAAEPGRQPDAE is encoded by the coding sequence ATGAGCACACAGCCCGACGCCGTCCTCTACGGCTATTTCCGCTCCACCGCCGCCTATCGCGTCCGCATCGCGCTGGGCCTGAAAGGGCTCGGCGCGGATCAGCGCTACGTACATCTGCGCAAGGGCGAGCAGACCCAGCCGGCCTATCGCAAGATCAATCCGGCGGGTCTCGTGCCGTATTTCGCTGAAGGCGATCTGCATCTCGCGCAATCGCTGGCGATCATCGAATATTTGGACGAGACCCATCCCGAACCGCCGCTGCTGCCGAAAGGCGCTGCAGCGCGCGCCATTGCGCGCGAAATGGCGCAGGTGGTGTGCTGCGACATCCACCCGATCGGCAATTTGCGCGTGCTCAATCGCCTGATCGAGATGGGCGTCGATGACGCCGCGCGCACCGCGTGGTCGCAGCATTGGATCGCCACCGGCTTCGACGCCATCGAGGCGCGGCTGGCCGAGCTCGACGCTGGCCCGTTTGCCTTTGGTGATCAGCCGACGCTCGCCGATATCTGCATCGTGCCGCAGGTGTTCAATGCGCGCCGTTTCGGCCTCGATCTCGCGCCCTATCCCCGCATCCGTGCCATCGATGCCGCTGCCGCGAAAGTCGAGGCATTTGCTGCCGCCGAGCCGGGCCGCCAGCCCGACGCCGAGTGA
- a CDS encoding MBL fold metallo-hydrolase, whose protein sequence is MAKGFASTTDMAEKKITFSEIGPDLYAFTAEGDPNSAVIVGDDGCIVFDAQATPALANKVIERVRTVTDKPIKYVVLSHYHAVRVLGASAFDAQGVVASQETHRLVQERGQQDWDSEFGRFPRLFQGSESIPGLTWPTLTFEGEMSIYLGKREVRLMQLGAGHTSGDIVAWVPDAEVMFSGDLIEYHSACYCGDAWLREWPGTLDEIRSFNPKAIAPGRGDALKGLETTREAIAMTRDFVTSLYGAAELSVAKGRTLKESMAATREVMDKKFGSFAIYEHCLPFNVSRAYDEASGIDDPVIWTDKRDREMWAALQD, encoded by the coding sequence ATGGCAAAAGGTTTCGCATCCACCACCGACATGGCCGAGAAGAAGATCACTTTCTCGGAAATCGGCCCTGATCTTTACGCCTTCACAGCCGAAGGTGATCCGAATTCAGCAGTGATCGTCGGTGATGACGGTTGCATCGTGTTCGACGCGCAGGCAACGCCCGCGCTGGCGAACAAGGTGATCGAACGCGTTCGCACCGTCACCGACAAGCCGATCAAATATGTGGTGCTGTCGCATTACCACGCCGTGCGCGTGCTGGGCGCTTCCGCTTTCGATGCGCAGGGCGTCGTTGCCTCGCAGGAAACCCATCGCCTGGTCCAGGAACGTGGCCAGCAGGATTGGGACTCGGAATTCGGCCGCTTCCCGCGCCTGTTCCAGGGCTCCGAAAGCATCCCGGGGCTGACCTGGCCGACGCTGACCTTCGAAGGCGAGATGTCGATCTATCTCGGCAAGCGTGAAGTGCGGCTGATGCAGCTCGGCGCTGGCCATACCTCCGGCGACATCGTGGCCTGGGTGCCCGATGCCGAAGTAATGTTTTCCGGGGATCTCATCGAATATCACTCCGCCTGCTATTGCGGCGACGCCTGGCTGCGCGAATGGCCGGGAACGCTGGACGAGATCCGCAGCTTCAATCCGAAAGCCATTGCGCCGGGCCGCGGCGATGCGCTGAAGGGGCTTGAGACCACGCGCGAGGCCATCGCCATGACCCGCGATTTCGTGACCTCGCTGTATGGTGCCGCGGAGCTGTCTGTCGCCAAAGGCCGCACGCTCAAGGAGAGCATGGCCGCGACCCGCGAGGTCATGGACAAGAAGTTCGGCAGCTTTGCGATCTACGAACACTGCCTGCCATTCAACGTCTCGCGTGCCTATGACGAGGCGTCGGGCATCGACGATCCCGTCATCTGGACCGACAAGCGCGACCGCGAGATGTGGGCAGCTTTGCAGGATTGA
- the fahA gene encoding fumarylacetoacetase, whose translation MHPNDPALRSFITVDPASDFPIQNLPYGVFSTSGTSPRVGVAIGDAVLDLAAIEAEGLLDLGGAKGIFAQPSINAFMALGPKVWSATRERISTLLRHDHAELRDNAALRQRALLPRKDVTLHLPLTVAGFTDFYSSKEHATNVGVMFRGKDNALQPNWLHMPIGYNGRASTVVVSGTKVRRPRGQLKPPSVDVPSFGPCKRLDFELEMGVVVGQSSTMGDMLTEAQAEESIFGFVLLNDWSARDIQQWEYVPLGPFLAKGFATTISPWIVTREALEPFRVQGPAQDPAPLPYLQQRGANNYDMQLDVDLRTSGTAKPARIASTNFRYMYWSSVQQLVHHASNGCMMSIGDLLGSGTISGPEKEQRGSLLEISWNGSEPFELPDGSKRSFLEDGDSLAIRGWCQGKGYRVGFGECEGTIAAAE comes from the coding sequence ATGCATCCCAACGATCCCGCGCTGCGTTCTTTCATCACTGTCGATCCGGCATCGGATTTCCCGATCCAGAACCTGCCTTACGGCGTGTTCTCCACGTCGGGCACGTCGCCGCGCGTCGGCGTCGCCATCGGTGATGCCGTGCTGGATCTCGCGGCGATCGAGGCCGAAGGTCTGCTTGATCTCGGCGGCGCCAAGGGCATCTTCGCGCAACCGTCGATCAATGCTTTCATGGCGCTCGGTCCAAAAGTCTGGTCGGCGACGCGCGAACGCATCAGCACGCTGCTGCGCCATGACCATGCGGAGCTGCGCGACAATGCTGCCCTGCGCCAGCGCGCGTTGCTGCCGCGCAAGGACGTGACGCTGCATCTGCCGCTCACGGTGGCCGGCTTCACCGATTTCTATTCGTCGAAGGAACACGCCACCAATGTCGGCGTGATGTTCCGCGGCAAGGACAATGCGCTGCAGCCGAACTGGCTGCATATGCCCATCGGCTACAACGGCCGCGCTTCCACGGTGGTGGTCAGCGGCACCAAGGTGCGGCGCCCGCGCGGGCAGCTCAAGCCGCCAAGCGTCGATGTGCCGTCCTTCGGCCCATGCAAGCGGCTCGATTTCGAACTGGAGATGGGCGTGGTCGTCGGCCAGTCCTCGACCATGGGCGACATGCTCACCGAGGCGCAGGCTGAAGAGAGCATTTTCGGCTTCGTGCTGCTCAATGACTGGAGCGCGCGCGATATCCAGCAATGGGAGTATGTGCCGCTCGGCCCTTTCCTCGCCAAGGGGTTTGCGACGACGATTAGTCCGTGGATCGTGACGCGCGAGGCGCTGGAGCCGTTCCGCGTGCAGGGGCCGGCGCAGGATCCGGCGCCGCTTCCCTATCTTCAACAGCGCGGCGCCAACAATTACGACATGCAGCTCGATGTCGATCTGCGCACGTCCGGCACGGCGAAGCCGGCCCGGATCGCCAGCACCAATTTCAGATACATGTATTGGTCGTCGGTGCAGCAACTGGTCCATCACGCCTCCAATGGCTGCATGATGAGCATCGGCGATCTGCTCGGCTCCGGCACCATCAGCGGCCCGGAGAAGGAACAGCGCGGCAGCCTGCTGGAAATCTCGTGGAACGGTTCGGAGCCGTTCGAGCTGCCGGATGGCAGCAAACGGTCATTCCTCGAAGACGGCGATTCGCTGGCGATCCGTGGCTGGTGCCAGGGCAAGGGCTATCGTGTCGGCTTCGGCGAATGCGAGGGGACGATTGCGGCGGCGGAGTGA